In a genomic window of Streptomyces sp. NBC_01231:
- a CDS encoding TerD family protein, whose product MSSDSHGVGKAEVRLKWDPSPWDRPPHHLDIIAATYSADAPFGRPVYVVHFDSRSPDGTINMSRHSQTGQGFGYVEAMTLELDRLASSFARVVVGVAIHQNSGPKTFGDLSNAGVLVVEGYRELLKDDFAQLSEYTAATVAEFTRDASGTWEYREMVRGFDSDPVIFTAEMGSTPQP is encoded by the coding sequence GTGAGCAGCGACAGCCATGGAGTCGGGAAGGCCGAGGTGCGGCTCAAATGGGACCCGAGTCCCTGGGATCGGCCACCCCATCATCTCGACATCATCGCCGCCACCTACTCGGCGGACGCCCCCTTCGGGCGGCCGGTGTACGTCGTCCACTTCGACAGCCGCTCACCGGACGGCACCATCAACATGAGCCGGCACAGCCAGACCGGCCAGGGCTTCGGCTACGTCGAGGCGATGACCCTGGAGCTCGATCGCCTCGCTTCCTCCTTCGCTCGGGTGGTGGTGGGTGTAGCGATCCACCAGAACAGCGGCCCCAAAACCTTCGGCGACCTGTCGAACGCCGGAGTTCTGGTGGTCGAGGGGTACAGGGAGCTACTGAAGGACGACTTCGCACAGCTCTCCGAATACACCGCGGCGACGGTCGCGGAGTTCACCAGAGACGCCTCCGGAACGTGGGAGTACCGCGAGATGGTCCGAGGATTCGACAGCGACCCCGTGATCTTCACCGCCGAGATGGGCAGCACCCCACAGCCCTGA
- a CDS encoding AhpC/TSA family protein: MTLNAELHAFYTARQQQIPADIRQIMQRAGQELANSGQAGRALAVGAQAPLFHLPSAAGNPVSLANLVRTGPVVLSFYRGAWCPYCNIALRALQQHHDEITARGAHLVAVSPQVPDESLSLAEKHQLAFSVLSDVGSDTAKRYGLAFDLPDDLAAVYDKLGFDLQRVNGGHPRTLPLPATYLIDRDGVIRWAFVDADYTKRAEPAAVLAALDALG; this comes from the coding sequence ATGACCCTCAACGCCGAGCTGCACGCCTTCTACACAGCCCGCCAGCAGCAGATCCCCGCCGACATCCGGCAGATCATGCAGCGCGCCGGCCAGGAACTCGCCAACTCCGGTCAGGCCGGCCGCGCTCTGGCCGTCGGCGCACAGGCCCCTCTCTTCCACCTGCCGTCCGCGGCCGGCAACCCCGTGAGCCTGGCCAACCTGGTCAGGACCGGCCCCGTCGTCCTGTCCTTCTACCGGGGCGCCTGGTGCCCCTACTGCAACATCGCCCTGCGCGCCCTCCAGCAGCACCACGACGAGATCACCGCACGCGGCGCACACCTCGTCGCGGTCTCTCCGCAAGTCCCCGACGAGTCCCTCTCCCTGGCCGAGAAGCACCAGCTCGCCTTCAGCGTCCTCAGCGACGTCGGCTCCGACACCGCCAAGCGGTACGGCCTCGCCTTCGACCTCCCCGACGACCTCGCCGCCGTCTACGACAAGCTCGGCTTCGACCTCCAGCGCGTCAACGGAGGACACCCGCGCACCCTCCCGCTGCCCGCCACCTACCTCATCGACCGCGACGGCGTGATCCGCTGGGCCTTCGTCGACGCCGACTACACCAAGCGCGCCGAACCCGCCGCCGTCCTGGCCGCCCTCGATGCCCTGGGCTGA
- a CDS encoding helix-turn-helix domain-containing protein, with product MTERELPEQFLDGYAEILTEVSATGRRLTRDEIASRRVLGEQAAEAGHGLRALVSAHLTRARTAWPGSPGSADDALAAVQQVIDAFAEGYERAQLLAVRQEEAARREFIDDLLYGRSDLGRLAERAERFGLRLSHAHAVAVAQGPATYDEGDPVPQQVERALISRFGDRSILLTTKDGRLLCVAPGHQDEVLAYFAKQAHAATDGGRVAIGRPQPGPGGVVQSYEEALGVLELAERLDLDDPVLRAADLLVYPVLTRDRQAMADLVADTLGPLTTSRGGAQPLLDTLTAYFDSGCVAAEAARRLTLSVRALTYRLERIHKLTGANPADPTHRYMLQTAVIGARLLDWPAKDV from the coding sequence GTGACCGAGCGGGAACTTCCCGAGCAGTTTCTGGACGGTTACGCCGAGATCCTGACCGAGGTGTCGGCCACCGGGCGACGCCTCACCCGGGACGAGATCGCCTCCCGCCGCGTCCTGGGCGAGCAGGCCGCCGAGGCCGGCCACGGGCTGCGCGCCCTCGTCAGCGCGCATCTGACCCGCGCCCGCACGGCCTGGCCAGGTTCACCCGGCTCCGCCGACGACGCGCTTGCCGCCGTGCAGCAGGTCATCGACGCCTTCGCCGAAGGCTACGAACGCGCCCAGCTCCTGGCCGTACGCCAAGAAGAGGCCGCCCGCCGCGAGTTCATCGACGACCTCCTCTACGGCCGCAGCGACCTCGGCCGCCTCGCCGAGCGCGCCGAACGCTTCGGCCTGCGCCTGTCCCACGCGCACGCCGTCGCCGTCGCGCAGGGCCCCGCCACCTACGACGAGGGCGACCCGGTGCCCCAGCAGGTGGAACGGGCGCTCATCTCCCGCTTCGGCGACCGCAGCATCCTGCTCACCACCAAGGACGGCCGCCTGCTGTGCGTCGCCCCCGGCCACCAGGACGAGGTACTCGCCTACTTCGCCAAGCAGGCGCACGCCGCCACCGACGGCGGCCGGGTCGCCATCGGCCGACCCCAACCCGGCCCCGGAGGCGTCGTCCAGTCCTACGAGGAAGCTCTGGGCGTCCTGGAACTCGCCGAGCGCCTCGACCTCGACGACCCCGTCCTGCGCGCCGCCGACCTGCTGGTCTACCCCGTCCTCACCCGCGACCGCCAAGCCATGGCCGACCTCGTCGCCGACACCCTGGGACCGCTCACCACCTCCCGCGGCGGCGCCCAGCCCTTATTGGACACCCTCACCGCGTATTTCGACTCCGGCTGCGTGGCCGCCGAGGCCGCCCGCCGCCTCACCCTCAGCGTGCGCGCCCTGACCTACCGCCTGGAACGCATCCACAAACTCACCGGCGCCAACCCCGCCGACCCGACCCACCGCTACATGCTCCAGACGGCCGTGATCGGCGCCCGGCTTCTGGACTGGCCGGCCAAAGACGTCTGA
- a CDS encoding flotillin family protein codes for MVAMLVGIGVLVAVCLVVVLVVSQLFRKVEQGKALIVSKLRKVDVTFTGQVVLPVLHKAEVMDISVKAIEITRAGKDGLICRDNIRADIRISFFVKVNKTVEDVVKVAQAVGTARASDQKTLQELFHAKFSEALKTVGKQLDFTDLYTKREELRYRIIEVIGVDLNGYHLEDAAIDYLEQTPLTQLDPANVLDAQGIRKITELTAVEHVRTNEAQRTEEKEITRQNVDAREAILELERRQADAEIKQKREIDTVRAREEAETARVMEEERLRAQGAFLKTEEQLGIQRENQAREVAVAAKNRERVIAVENERIEKDRQLEVIARERETQLTQIAASKEVEAEKREIAEVIRERVAVDRTVAEQEEAIKKLRAVEEAERGRQTVIIAAEAEAQEKLVKDIKAAEAAEQAAVHRAAEELTLAEARLKSADLDAQAKLRLAEGIQAETAAEGLAAVQVRDKEAEVIEKAGRAEAEATQARLRAEADGARAKALAEADGISGKLKAEAAGLTEKAAAMAALDDASRGHEEYRLRLEAEKDIRLAGLDVQRQVAEAQATVLATGLENADISIVGGDSVFFDRLVSSIALGKGVDGFVQHSETVQALAKPWLDGTSSFTDDLSRILGSVSTADMQNLTVSALLMKLMNNGGANAGQFRQLLDKAGELGLADTSLTALNGSVRA; via the coding sequence ATGGTTGCCATGCTCGTGGGCATCGGCGTGCTCGTCGCCGTCTGCCTCGTTGTCGTACTTGTCGTCTCCCAGTTGTTCCGCAAGGTGGAGCAGGGTAAGGCGCTGATCGTCTCCAAGCTGCGGAAGGTCGATGTGACCTTCACCGGGCAGGTCGTTCTGCCGGTGCTGCACAAGGCCGAGGTGATGGACATCTCGGTGAAGGCCATCGAGATCACCCGGGCCGGCAAGGACGGGCTGATCTGCCGGGACAACATCCGTGCCGACATCCGGATCTCGTTCTTCGTGAAGGTCAACAAGACCGTCGAGGACGTCGTCAAGGTCGCCCAGGCGGTCGGTACCGCGCGGGCGAGCGACCAGAAGACGCTGCAGGAGCTGTTCCACGCGAAGTTCTCCGAGGCGCTGAAGACCGTCGGCAAGCAGCTGGACTTCACCGACCTGTACACCAAGCGCGAGGAGCTGCGGTACCGGATCATCGAGGTCATCGGCGTCGACCTCAACGGCTACCACCTGGAGGACGCGGCGATCGACTACCTGGAGCAGACGCCGCTGACCCAGCTCGACCCGGCCAACGTCCTCGACGCCCAGGGCATCCGGAAGATCACCGAGCTGACGGCCGTGGAGCACGTGCGCACCAACGAGGCCCAGCGCACGGAGGAGAAGGAGATCACCCGGCAGAACGTCGACGCGCGTGAAGCGATCCTGGAGCTGGAGCGCCGGCAGGCCGACGCCGAGATCAAGCAGAAGCGGGAGATCGACACCGTACGGGCCCGCGAAGAGGCCGAGACGGCGCGGGTCATGGAGGAGGAGCGGCTGCGTGCCCAGGGCGCGTTCCTCAAGACCGAGGAGCAGCTCGGTATACAGCGGGAGAACCAGGCCCGTGAGGTCGCCGTCGCGGCGAAGAACCGCGAGCGGGTCATCGCCGTCGAGAACGAGCGCATCGAGAAGGACCGGCAGCTCGAGGTCATCGCGCGGGAGCGGGAGACGCAGCTGACGCAGATCGCCGCCTCCAAGGAGGTCGAGGCGGAGAAGCGGGAGATCGCCGAGGTCATCCGCGAGCGGGTCGCCGTGGACCGTACGGTCGCCGAGCAGGAGGAGGCGATCAAGAAGCTGCGGGCCGTGGAGGAGGCCGAGCGCGGTCGGCAGACCGTGATCATCGCCGCCGAGGCCGAGGCACAGGAGAAGCTGGTCAAGGACATCAAGGCCGCAGAGGCCGCCGAGCAGGCCGCTGTCCACCGCGCCGCCGAGGAACTCACCCTCGCCGAGGCCCGGTTGAAGAGCGCCGACCTCGACGCACAGGCCAAGCTGCGCCTCGCCGAGGGCATCCAGGCCGAGACCGCCGCCGAGGGCCTCGCGGCCGTCCAGGTCCGCGACAAGGAGGCCGAGGTCATCGAGAAGGCCGGCCGCGCGGAGGCGGAGGCGACCCAGGCCCGGCTACGTGCCGAAGCCGACGGTGCGCGGGCCAAGGCGCTGGCCGAGGCCGATGGCATCAGCGGGAAGCTGAAAGCGGAGGCCGCCGGTCTCACCGAGAAGGCGGCCGCGATGGCCGCCCTGGACGACGCCTCCCGCGGCCACGAGGAGTACCGGCTGCGCCTGGAGGCCGAGAAAGACATTCGCCTCGCAGGGCTGGACGTGCAGCGCCAGGTCGCCGAGGCACAGGCCACGGTGCTGGCCACTGGGCTGGAGAACGCCGACATCAGCATCGTCGGCGGGGACTCGGTCTTCTTCGACCGGCTGGTGTCCTCGATCGCGCTCGGCAAGGGCGTCGACGGCTTCGTCCAGCACTCCGAAACGGTCCAGGCGCTCGCGAAGCCCTGGCTGGACGGCACCTCCAGCTTCACCGACGACCTCAGCCGCATCCTCGGCTCGGTCTCCACGGCCGACATGCAGAACCTGACCGTCTCCGCCCTGCTCATGAAGCTCATGAACAACGGCGGCGCGAACGCCGGACAGTTCCGGCAGCTCCTGGACAAGGCCGGCGAGCTGGGCCTCGCCGACACCTCGCTGACCGCTCTCAACGGCAGCGTAAGGGCCTGA
- a CDS encoding HAMP domain-containing histidine kinase — protein sequence MSDTLLIALFAFLGALAAGLLGAGALWLIRRRSLTASLAVVAAVAVTAMLAGTLAVAQAMFLSPHDLSVVTTVVAMAAVVSLVTALLLGRWVVARSRALTAAARSFGDGGHFAAPDGPVTAELAALGRELATTSAKLAESRDRERALETSRRELVAWISHDLRTPLAGLRAMSEALEDGVAADPHRYLRQMRTEVERLNGMVGDLFELSRIHAGALALSPSRMSVYDLVGDALAGADALAREYGVWLVGDRVESLPVEVDGKEMSRVLGNLLVNAIRRTPSDGTVAVTAERFSDGVVLSVTDGCGGIPEEDLPRVFDTGWRGTHARTPPAGAGLGLAIVRGIVEAHRGQAAVRNVPGGCRFEVTLPLAEA from the coding sequence GTGAGCGACACCCTCCTCATCGCCCTCTTCGCCTTCCTCGGCGCTCTCGCGGCCGGACTGCTCGGGGCGGGTGCGCTGTGGCTGATCCGGCGACGCTCGCTGACGGCGTCCCTCGCCGTGGTCGCCGCCGTGGCCGTGACCGCCATGCTCGCGGGAACGCTGGCCGTGGCGCAGGCGATGTTCCTGTCCCCGCACGACCTGAGCGTCGTCACCACGGTCGTGGCGATGGCGGCCGTGGTCTCCCTGGTCACCGCGCTGCTGCTCGGCCGGTGGGTCGTCGCCCGCAGCCGGGCGCTCACCGCCGCCGCCCGTTCCTTCGGCGACGGTGGTCATTTCGCGGCTCCCGACGGCCCGGTGACCGCGGAACTGGCCGCACTCGGCCGCGAGTTGGCCACCACCAGTGCGAAGCTGGCCGAGTCCCGCGACCGCGAGCGCGCCCTGGAGACATCGAGACGCGAACTCGTCGCCTGGATCTCGCACGACTTGCGCACTCCCCTTGCCGGGCTGCGCGCCATGTCCGAGGCCCTGGAGGACGGCGTTGCCGCCGACCCCCACCGCTACCTTCGCCAGATGCGCACCGAGGTCGAACGCCTCAACGGCATGGTCGGGGACCTCTTCGAGCTCTCCCGCATCCACGCCGGGGCGCTCGCCCTTTCCCCCTCCCGCATGTCGGTGTACGACCTGGTGGGCGACGCCCTCGCGGGAGCGGACGCCCTCGCCCGCGAGTACGGAGTGTGGCTGGTCGGCGACCGCGTCGAGTCGCTGCCGGTCGAGGTGGACGGCAAGGAGATGAGCCGAGTGCTGGGCAATCTGCTGGTCAACGCGATCCGCCGGACACCCTCCGACGGCACCGTCGCGGTCACCGCCGAGCGCTTCTCCGACGGAGTCGTCCTGTCCGTCACCGACGGATGCGGCGGCATCCCCGAGGAGGACCTGCCGCGTGTCTTCGACACCGGTTGGCGCGGTACCCATGCCCGTACTCCTCCCGCCGGTGCGGGCCTCGGCCTGGCCATCGTCCGGGGCATCGTGGAGGCTCACCGGGGCCAGGCCGCCGTTCGCAACGTCCCCGGCGGCTGCCGCTTCGAAGTGACGCTTCCCCTGGCCGAGGCGTGA
- a CDS encoding TetR/AcrR family transcriptional regulator → MPDVKHFDPDTALDTAMHLFWRQGVAATGIQDVVTATGLNRSSLYATFGGKQELYRAALRRYIEQRSHPAFSRLAGDDRGLPAVHDFFAALIEARCSGAYAQWGCMVSNAYAGGENSDPDIRAVLDRHHGELREALRTALVAAEAKAQLKPGTDPGAAADLLALLAYGVNLRSRAGADAGELTRTVTGALDALGAA, encoded by the coding sequence ATGCCGGACGTCAAACACTTCGATCCCGACACGGCCCTGGACACGGCGATGCACCTGTTCTGGCGCCAGGGCGTGGCCGCGACCGGGATCCAGGACGTCGTGACGGCCACCGGCCTGAACCGCTCCAGCCTCTACGCCACCTTCGGTGGCAAGCAGGAGCTGTACCGTGCCGCACTGCGCCGGTATATCGAGCAACGCTCCCATCCGGCGTTCAGCCGCCTGGCCGGAGACGACCGCGGCCTGCCCGCCGTTCACGACTTCTTCGCCGCGCTGATCGAGGCCCGCTGCTCAGGCGCGTACGCCCAATGGGGCTGCATGGTCTCCAACGCCTATGCCGGCGGCGAGAACAGTGACCCCGACATCCGGGCCGTCCTCGACCGGCACCACGGGGAGCTACGGGAGGCGCTGCGCACGGCACTCGTCGCCGCCGAGGCCAAGGCTCAGCTCAAACCCGGCACCGACCCCGGGGCCGCAGCCGACCTGCTGGCCTTGCTCGCCTACGGAGTCAATCTACGTTCCCGTGCAGGCGCCGATGCCGGGGAGCTGACGAGGACGGTGACCGGGGCCCTCGACGCGCTAGGGGCCGCGTAG
- a CDS encoding DM13 domain-containing protein, whose product MGRVRKALTGPWGIAVVVVAVGAVGFGLYWFQPWKLWQDETVQEALPGVADMSAPAAAPSEETLAPPSPATGPQVLASGELISHEHATSGAVKLVRLADGSHVVRLENLDTSNGPDLRVWLTDAQVKQGKAGWHVFDDGKYVSLGKLKGNKGSQNYALPRDVDPSNYRSVSIWCDRFDVSFGAAELARV is encoded by the coding sequence ATGGGGCGCGTGCGGAAGGCATTGACAGGGCCGTGGGGCATCGCGGTTGTGGTGGTGGCGGTCGGCGCAGTCGGCTTCGGGCTGTACTGGTTTCAGCCCTGGAAGCTGTGGCAGGACGAGACCGTCCAAGAGGCCCTGCCCGGGGTCGCCGACATGTCCGCTCCTGCTGCGGCGCCCTCGGAAGAGACCCTCGCGCCGCCCTCCCCGGCCACCGGCCCGCAGGTGCTGGCCAGTGGTGAGCTGATCAGCCACGAGCATGCGACCTCGGGCGCGGTGAAGCTCGTACGGCTGGCTGACGGCTCCCATGTCGTCCGGCTGGAGAACCTCGACACCAGCAACGGTCCGGACTTGCGTGTCTGGCTGACCGACGCGCAGGTGAAGCAGGGGAAGGCTGGATGGCATGTTTTCGACGACGGGAAGTACGTCAGCCTCGGCAAGCTGAAGGGCAACAAGGGAAGTCAGAACTACGCCCTGCCCCGTGACGTGGATCCGTCGAACTACCGCAGTGTGAGCATCTGGTGCGACCGTTTCGACGTGTCGTTCGGCGCCGCCGAACTCGCCCGTGTCTGA
- a CDS encoding DUF2064 domain-containing protein yields MTTLLVIAKEPRPGRVKTRLTPPFTPREAATLAEAALVDTLRTVAATPARRRVLVLDGAPGPWLPPGFDVVPQCAGGLDERLAAAFAGCDGPALLIGMDTPQVTPALLTVDFAGCDAYFGPAEDGGFWALGLAHPDPELLRGVPMSTPTTGAVQRERLAVAGLRVRELPRLRDVDTADDAEAVAAAAPESRFAAELGRLGAAVGR; encoded by the coding sequence GTGACCACTCTCCTCGTCATCGCCAAGGAACCGCGGCCAGGACGGGTCAAGACCCGGCTCACCCCGCCGTTCACGCCTCGCGAAGCGGCGACGCTCGCCGAGGCGGCACTCGTGGACACCCTGCGCACGGTGGCGGCCACACCCGCCCGGCGCCGCGTGCTGGTACTCGACGGCGCTCCCGGCCCCTGGCTGCCTCCCGGCTTCGACGTCGTCCCGCAGTGCGCGGGAGGTCTGGACGAGCGGCTGGCCGCCGCCTTCGCCGGCTGTGACGGACCCGCGCTGCTCATCGGCATGGACACCCCCCAGGTGACGCCCGCACTGCTCACCGTCGACTTCGCCGGCTGCGACGCGTACTTCGGGCCGGCCGAGGACGGCGGCTTCTGGGCGCTGGGCCTCGCCCACCCGGACCCCGAGCTGCTGCGGGGTGTGCCGATGTCCACGCCCACGACGGGTGCCGTGCAGCGTGAACGGCTCGCCGTCGCGGGCCTGCGCGTACGCGAGCTGCCCCGCCTGCGGGACGTCGACACCGCCGACGACGCGGAGGCGGTCGCCGCGGCTGCGCCGGAAAGCCGCTTCGCCGCCGAACTGGGGCGTCTCGGGGCGGCTGTCGGCCGATGA
- a CDS encoding molybdopterin-dependent oxidoreductase, with protein sequence MRDHQLPTSPGFWRSPLRSPWFTSVLGVVLLGGITVLFATGLVSYAAYNPDLSPVNDKTPDKGLLGFYLFAWPTDPPWLYRLTQGVHVTLGIALIPVLLAKLWSVLPRLFTLPPVRSLAHALERISLLLLVGGALFEFITGVLNVQLDYLFPGSFYPLHFYGAWVFFAAFVTHAVLRVPAAIRNLRHLRDEESELVSPNPAPSTVSRRGALAFVGGGSLLLLATTAGRSFDGPLRATALLAPHGGPEPGSGPGGFQINKTAASRGISMTETSDEAWRLVIKGQGRTVRLSRAELLQLPLHSAALPIACVEGWSTSDQWWRGVRLRDLATLVGYDTGAAPDVLVESLQRHGSFRQAALRDNQVRDPRSLLALFVNGEPLTPDHGYPARIIVPAAPGVLNTKWVARMTFGEL encoded by the coding sequence ATGCGCGACCATCAACTCCCCACCTCCCCCGGTTTCTGGCGCAGCCCGCTGCGCAGCCCCTGGTTCACCTCCGTGCTCGGTGTCGTGCTGCTCGGCGGGATCACGGTGCTCTTCGCGACGGGCCTTGTGTCGTACGCCGCCTACAACCCGGACCTGTCGCCGGTGAATGACAAGACCCCGGACAAGGGCCTGCTCGGCTTCTACCTCTTCGCGTGGCCGACCGACCCGCCCTGGCTCTACCGGCTCACCCAGGGCGTCCACGTCACCCTGGGCATCGCGCTGATCCCCGTACTGCTGGCGAAGCTGTGGTCGGTCCTGCCGAGGCTGTTCACCCTGCCGCCCGTGCGATCCCTCGCGCATGCGCTGGAGCGGATCTCGCTACTTCTGCTGGTCGGGGGCGCACTGTTCGAGTTCATCACGGGCGTGCTGAACGTCCAGCTCGACTACCTCTTCCCCGGCTCGTTCTATCCGCTGCACTTCTACGGCGCCTGGGTGTTCTTCGCGGCGTTCGTGACCCACGCGGTGCTGCGGGTGCCGGCCGCGATACGCAATCTGCGTCACCTGCGCGACGAGGAGAGTGAGCTCGTCTCACCGAACCCCGCACCGTCCACCGTCTCGCGCCGCGGCGCCCTCGCCTTCGTCGGCGGCGGCTCCCTGCTCCTGCTGGCCACGACGGCGGGCCGGAGCTTCGACGGACCGCTGCGGGCAACGGCTCTGCTCGCACCGCACGGCGGCCCCGAACCGGGTTCGGGGCCCGGCGGCTTCCAGATCAACAAGACGGCCGCGTCGCGCGGGATCAGCATGACGGAGACGAGTGACGAGGCGTGGCGGCTGGTCATCAAGGGGCAGGGGCGGACGGTCCGGCTGAGCCGGGCAGAGCTGCTGCAACTCCCCCTGCACAGCGCGGCGTTGCCCATCGCGTGCGTGGAGGGCTGGTCGACGTCCGACCAGTGGTGGCGGGGCGTACGCCTGAGGGATCTGGCGACGCTCGTCGGGTACGACACCGGCGCGGCGCCCGACGTACTGGTGGAGTCGCTCCAGCGGCACGGGTCGTTCCGCCAAGCCGCCCTGCGCGACAACCAGGTGCGCGACCCGCGTTCCCTGCTCGCCCTGTTCGTCAACGGCGAGCCCCTCACCCCGGACCACGGCTACCCGGCGCGGATCATCGTCCCCGCGGCGCCCGGCGTGCTCAACACCAAGTGGGTGGCACGGATGACGTTCGGAGAACTGTGA
- a CDS encoding class I SAM-dependent methyltransferase, whose protein sequence is MGAPRPWAADPYSEALVTGRGPLFLRRADGWLLPLEVERWCARADVTDMDVLEHCEGAVLDVGCGPGRLVAELAARGRRVLGVDVSEAAVARTVRLGGQALQRSVFEPLPAEGRWDTILLIDGNIGIGGDPTALLRRMSQLLSQKGLLIAETVPDSEVDERVTVHVVSFTAGAHGTAGPPFPWARLCTSALLRLATRAGWRPERQWTSGGRSFVALRDRRDRSRSITAEPPNSTAVIKSQRDRNASPDRVVAEL, encoded by the coding sequence ATGGGCGCCCCGCGCCCTTGGGCTGCCGACCCCTACTCCGAGGCCCTGGTCACCGGCCGGGGCCCGCTCTTCCTCCGTCGCGCCGACGGCTGGCTGCTGCCGTTGGAGGTGGAACGCTGGTGTGCCAGGGCAGACGTGACGGACATGGATGTTCTGGAGCACTGTGAAGGCGCGGTACTCGATGTGGGGTGCGGTCCGGGGCGGCTCGTCGCCGAACTCGCGGCCCGGGGCCGGCGGGTGCTCGGCGTCGACGTGAGCGAAGCCGCCGTCGCCCGCACGGTGCGGCTCGGCGGCCAGGCTCTGCAACGCTCCGTCTTCGAGCCGCTCCCGGCCGAAGGGCGCTGGGACACGATCCTCCTCATCGACGGCAACATCGGCATCGGCGGCGACCCGACCGCCCTCCTCCGACGAATGTCTCAACTCCTAAGCCAGAAGGGCCTGTTGATCGCCGAGACGGTCCCGGACAGTGAGGTCGACGAACGTGTCACCGTCCACGTCGTGAGCTTCACCGCCGGCGCTCACGGCACGGCCGGTCCGCCCTTCCCCTGGGCCCGTCTCTGCACATCGGCCCTGCTCCGGCTCGCGACACGCGCCGGCTGGCGCCCGGAGCGTCAGTGGACGAGCGGCGGCCGCTCCTTCGTGGCCCTGCGCGACCGCAGGGACCGCAGCAGGAGCATCACCGCGGAGCCGCCGAACAGCACCGCGGTGATCAAAAGCCAGCGGGACAGGAATGCGTCGCCGGACAGGGTGGTGGCGGAGCTGTAG
- a CDS encoding response regulator transcription factor, whose protein sequence is MQQPHESPDAGHAPRGQGGTTRVLVVDDDPTVSEVVSGYLDRAGYQVDVAGDGHSALVRAAAHWPDLVVLDLMLPGMDGLEVCRRIRARGPVPVIMLTARGDEGDRILGLEVGADDYVTKPFSPRELVLRVESVLRRTRPAVAARPVHAAGVTVDPAARRATKNGAELSLTLREFDLLAFLLRNHGRAYSREELMREVWGWDFGDLSTVTVHVRRLRGKVEDDPGRPRLIQTVWGVGYRFDATPCEEAVRP, encoded by the coding sequence ATGCAGCAGCCGCACGAATCCCCAGACGCCGGACATGCTCCACGTGGGCAGGGAGGTACGACCCGCGTCCTCGTCGTGGACGACGACCCCACCGTCTCCGAGGTCGTCTCCGGCTATCTCGACCGCGCCGGGTACCAGGTGGACGTGGCCGGGGACGGTCACTCCGCGCTCGTGCGGGCCGCGGCACACTGGCCGGACCTGGTGGTGCTCGACCTCATGCTGCCCGGCATGGACGGCCTGGAAGTGTGCCGCCGGATACGTGCCCGCGGGCCCGTGCCGGTCATCATGCTCACCGCCCGCGGCGACGAGGGTGACCGGATCCTGGGCCTGGAAGTGGGCGCCGACGACTACGTCACGAAGCCCTTCAGCCCCCGTGAGCTGGTCCTGAGGGTCGAGTCGGTACTGCGCCGGACCCGGCCCGCGGTCGCGGCTCGCCCCGTGCACGCGGCAGGAGTCACCGTCGACCCGGCGGCCCGCCGCGCCACCAAGAACGGCGCCGAGCTCAGCCTCACACTCCGCGAGTTCGACCTCCTCGCCTTCCTCCTGCGCAACCACGGCCGCGCCTACAGCCGCGAAGAGCTGATGCGCGAGGTGTGGGGCTGGGACTTCGGCGACCTGTCCACCGTCACCGTCCACGTCCGCCGGCTGCGGGGCAAGGTGGAGGACGACCCGGGTCGGCCCAGGCTGATCCAGACGGTGTGGGGAGTGGGCTACCGCTTCGACGCCACGCCCTGCGAGGAGGCGGTCCGACCGTGA